One genomic window of Arachis hypogaea cultivar Tifrunner chromosome 8, arahy.Tifrunner.gnm2.J5K5, whole genome shotgun sequence includes the following:
- the LOC112705626 gene encoding metallothionein-like protein 4B has protein sequence MADKAMKGGARCNDRCGCSIPCPGDSTCRCASGSEGGGETQHLTCPCGEHCECNPCTCPKTFAAGAGCKCGPGCSCASCRRA, from the exons ATGGCAGATAAAGCAATGAAAGGAGGTGCAAGATGTAATGATAGGTGTGGCTGCTCAATTCCTTGCCCTGGTGATTCCACCTGCAG GTGTGCAAGTGGGAGTGAAGGTGGAGGTGAAACTCAACACTTGACATGTCCGTGCGGAGAGCACTGTGAGTGCAACCCATGCACATGCCCCAAGACATTTGCTGCTGGAGCTGGTTGCAAGTGTGGCCCAGGTTGCTCTTGTGCATCCTGCCGCCGTGCCTGA